The Papaver somniferum cultivar HN1 unplaced genomic scaffold, ASM357369v1 unplaced-scaffold_107, whole genome shotgun sequence genome includes a region encoding these proteins:
- the LOC113328124 gene encoding uncharacterized protein LOC113328124 has translation MDRWIGFGYLPSTNEYKVVLMYKEPEYVVVMVYTLGSRNGWRHIGKFRLKYNYIYKGHGTFANGALDWMHPKNKMILVFDLADEKFREHLSPPPSPAGASYSEFGVLGGFLVCAHRYYNPDTKKYMFSELWLYKEKNDNYDMKEHPSWGWTKEFIAIFSIPLSFSKQGCLLGYGYNYLNTGYGPCYFDIYDSKMLTMSTELPNFKEQFCQVFPHYHTFVSLKELGEEGTKIMQAVETTKRKRRD, from the coding sequence ATGGATAGGTGGATTGGATTTGGTTATCTTCCTTCCACCAATGAGTACAAAGTTGTTTTAATGTATAAGGAGCCCGAATATGTGGTAGTCATGGTTTACACTCTTGGCAGTCGCAATGGTTGGAGACACATTGGGAAATTCAGACTCAAATATAATTACATTTACAAAGGACATGGTACCTTTGCGAATGGAGCTCTTGATTGGATGCACCCAAAAAATAAGATGATTTTAGTCTTTGATTTGGCTGATGAAAAGTTTCGTGAACATCTTTCACCACCTCCTTCGCCAGCAGGCGCCAGTTATTCAGAATTTGGAGTTTTGGGTGGGTTTTTAGTTTGTGCTCATAGATACTACAATCCAGACACCAAAAAGTACATGTTTTCCGAGCTATGGCTGTATAAAGAGAAGAATGATAATTATGACATGAAAGAGCACCCGTCATGGGGTTGGACTAAAGAGTTTATTGCTATATTTAGCATACCGTTATCATTTTCGAAGCAAGGTTGTCTCTTAGGCTACGGTTACAACTATTTGAATACAGGTTATGGTCCCTGCTATTTTGATATTTATGACTCAAAAATGTTAACCATGTCCACAGAGCTGCCAAATTTCAAGGAACAATTTTGTCAAGTATTCCCTCACTACCACACCTTTGTTTCTTTAAAAGAACTAGGAGAAGAAGGTACCAAAATAATGCAGGCAGTTGAAACTACGAAGCGAAAAAGGCGTGATTAG
- the LOC113328123 gene encoding F-box/kelch-repeat protein At3g06240-like has translation MDNLNNLPAEIISDVLTCLPAETVLDCKLVSKTWRDLIKHPLFYKMHTNRLINHSATAAYSTDSGKLGFLALAQDKKLYYFEYVENHNKPIDNFKKISLTPPIQNYKYNYVGSFNGLICLRAVGENICMYNPMTKEYVFLPQPTINFYRIKQRWFGFGYLPSTGEYKVVLMYKVPKFVEVIVYTLGSGNGWRNIGQFKLEFNYVYEGHGVFVNGALHWMHNARARRMILVFDLADEKFCEHLSPPLVPIACNYLVLGVLGGFLFCADRHFCSVSRQYVSSDIWVYKKNNDNYSMKELDEHRSLGWSKVFTNVYSIPLAFTKSGDVLTYSLSFLSIYDAKSSTLKKILVPFKEQFCQISPHRNTFGSLKELGEGNAKTVESVKTKKRKSRDYA, from the coding sequence ATGGATAATTTAAACAATCTTCCGGCAGAGATCATATCGGATGTTCTTACTTGTTTACCGGCTGAAACAGTTCTGGATTGCAAATTGGTATCCAAGACATGGAGAGACCTCATTAAGCATCCACTGTTCTATAAGATGCACACAAATCGTCTCATCAATCATTCTGCAACAGCAGCTTATTCTACTGATTCCGGTAAGCTGGGTTTTCTTGCCTTGGCCCAGGATAAAAAGCTCTACTATTTTGAATATGTTGAGAATCATAATAAACCCATTGATAATTTCAAAAAGATCAGTCTAACACCTCCAATCCAGAACTATAAATATAACTATGTTGGTTCGTTTAATGGTTTGATATGTCTACGGGCTGTGGGAGAGAATATTTGTATGTATAACCCTATGACAAAAGAGTACGTTTTTCTTCCTCAACCTACGATTAATTTTTATCGGATTAAGCAAAGGTGGTTTGGATTTGGTTATCTGCCTTCAACCGGTGAGTACAAAGTTGTTTTAATGTATAAGGTGCCCAAGTTTGTAGAGGTTATTGTTTACACCCTTGGCAGTGGAAATGGCTGGAGAAACATTGGACAATTCAAGCTTGAATTTAACTATGTTTACGAAGGACATGGAGTCTTTGtgaatggagctcttcattggatGCACAATGCAAGAGCAAGAAGGATGATTCTGGTCTTTGATTTGGCTGATGAAAAATTTTGTGAGCATCTTTCACCACCTCTTGTGCCAATAGCGTGCAACTATTTAGTATTAGGAGTTTTGGGTGGGTTTTTATTCTGTGCAGATAGACATTTCTGCTCAGTTAGTAGACAGTACGTGTCTTCTGACATATGGGTATACAAAAAGAATAATGATAATTATTCCATGAAAGAGCTGGATGAACACCGTTCACTGGGTTGGAGTAAAGTGTTTACTAATGTATATAGCATACCATTAGCATTTACGAAGAGCGGCGATGTCTTAACTTACAGTTTGAGCTTTCTCAGTATTTATGACGCAAAATCTTCTACCTTGAAAAAGATATTGGTGCCTTTTAAGGAGCAATTTTGTCAAATTTCCCCTCACAGGAATACGTTTGGTTCGTTGAAAGAACTAGGAGAAGGAAATGCAAAAACAGTGGAGTCAGTTAAAACTAAGAAGCGAAAAAGCCGTGATTATGCATGA